The genomic interval CGCTTGGTGCGGATGACGGAGATGGCGTCCATCGAGACTTGCGCCATGGCTTGGCTTTCCTTCCGAACGTTCAGAAAATGTGCGGCCCCGCCGAGGGGAATGGACCAACTCGGCGGGGCCGTACGGGAGTTACCTGGTGAGATGGTCCGGCCCGAAGGCCTGCGGGAGCATCTCCGAGAGCGGCAGGATGCCCGCCGGTGTCTCCACCAGCAGGCCGGGGCCGCCGAACTCGTACAGCAGCTGACGGCAGCGGCCGCACGGGACGAGGATGTCGCCCTTGCCGTCGACGCACGTGAAGTGCGTCAGCCGGCCGCCGCCGGTGCGCTGGAGGTTGGAGACCAGCCCGCACTCGGCGCACAGGCCGAGGCCGTACGACGCGTTCTCCACGTTGCAGCCGGAGACCGTGCGGCCGTCGTCGACCCGGGCGGCGACCCCTACGGGATAGCCCGAGTACGGCGCGTACGCGTGGGACATCGCCTCCCGCGCCTCGGTGCGCAGTTCGTCCCAGTCGACGGCCAACTCGGCGGCGGGCGAGGTCACTTGCCCTGCCCCTTCCGGTACGGCAGGCCGTCCGCCTTCGGCATCCGCAGGTGCTGCGCGGAGAGCGAGAGCACCAGCAGGGTGACGATGTAGGGGCTGGCGCCGACCAGTTGGGTCGGGACGTCGTCGGTGGTGGCGTACCAGACGAACATCAGGGCCGCGATGACAGCCGTGACGACGGCGGGGACGTAGCGCTTCTTCCAGACCATGTACGCGCAGCCGGCGACCAGCAGGAAGCCGATCAGCAGGATCAGGGCGTGGACGTTGGTGGAGCCGCCGCGCAGGTTGAGGCTGTCGGTGTAGCCGAACAGGCCCGCGCCGAGGGCGAGTCCGCCCGGCATCCAGTTGCCGAAGATCATCGAGGCGAGGCCGATGTAGCCGCGGCCGCCGGTCTGGCCGTCGAGGTAGACGTTGGACGCGACGATCGACAGGAAGGCGCCGCCGAGGCCGGCGAAGCCACCGGAGATGATCACGGCGATGTACTTGTACTTGTAGACGTTGACGCCGAGGGACTCGGCGGCCACCGGGTTCTCACCGCAGGAGCGCAGGCGCAGGCCGAAGGCCGTGCGCCACAGGACCCACCAGGTGGCCGGGACCAGAGCCACCGCGATGACGGTGAGCGGGGAGAGGTCGGTGATCAGACCGCCGATGAGGCCCGCGATGTCCGAGAGCAGGAACCAGTGCTTCTCGTTGAGCTTGTCCAGCCAGGTGGAGAGGCCGGGGATGTCGAAGGTGCCGAGGGAGTCGATCGGCGGGGACTGCTTGGCGGAGCCCTGCTCGGTGTTGGCGAAGGTGAACTTCGAGAGGTAGCGGGTGGTGCCCAGCGCCAGGATGTTGATGGCGACACCGGAGACGATGTGGTTGACGTTGAACGTCACTGTGGCGATGGCGTGCAGCAGCGCGCCGAGGCAGCCGCCGATGATGCCGAAGACGATGCCGACCCACGGGCCCCACTGGTAGCCCGCCCAGGCGCCGAACCAGGTGCCGAGGATCATCATGCCTTCGAGGCCGATGTTGACGACGCCCGCGCGCTCGGCCCACAGGCCGCCGAGACCGGCGAGGCCGATCGGCACCGCCGCGCGCAGGGCCGTGGACATCTGGCCGGTGGAGGTGATGCCGTCCGCGCCGGTGATCACGCGGACCAGCGAGGTGAGGATCAGGGCGCCCGCGATGATCAGCAGGAGCACGGGGAGCGAGAAACGGCGGCCGCCCTTGCCGGGCTGCTGCGCCTGCGGCTTGGCGATGGTCGCGGTACTCATCGGGCCGCCACCTCCTTCTTCTCGGAGTTGTTGCGGGCGGCCGCGGCGAGTTCCTCGCCGACGCGCTTCTGCTGGCGGCGCAGGCCCCAGGTGCGGACGACCTCGTACGAGATGACGACCGCGAAGACGATCAGGCCCTGCATGATCGTGGCGATCTCCTTCTGGTACGCGACCGGGGTCGCGTAGTCCAGGGCGGGGGACGCCTTGTCGAGGAAGGCCCAGAGGAGGGCGGCCAGCGCGATGCCGCCGGGGTTGTTGCGGCCCAGCAGGGCGATGCCGATGGCGGTGAAGCCGAGGCCCTCGGGGAAGGTGAGGCTGTAGGTGTGGCTGTCGCCGAGGAGCAGCGGCAGTCCGGCGAGGCCGGCGACACCGCCGGAGATCAGCATCGCGGTGAGCGTCATGCGCTTGGCGTCGACGCCGGAGGCCGCGGCGGCGGACTCGGACTCGCCGGTGGCGCGCAGGTCGAAGCCGAAGCGGGTGCGGTTGAGGACGAGCCAGTACAGGACGCCCATGATCACGGCGAGGAAGACCAGGCCGTAGATCTCGCCGACGTCCGAGCCCAGGTCGATGCCCGGGATCCAGCCGGACTTCTTCATGATGCCGGTCGTCATGTTGTTGCCGACCTGCACGCCCCAGGTGTTGGTCTGCGTGAGGTAGAGGATCAGGCTGGTCGCGATCGCGTTCAGCATGATCGTGGCGACGACCTCGCTGACCCCGCGGGTGACCTTGAGGACACCCGCGATGCCGGCCCAGAAGGCGCCGGTGAGGACGGCGACCAGGAGCAGCAGCGGCACCTGGAGCACGGCCGGCAGGGCTACGTGCGCGCCGACGACCGCGGTCATCACGGCGCCGAGGCGGTACTGGCCGTCGACGCCGATGTTGAACAGGTTCATCCGGAAGCCGAGGGCGACCGCCAGGGCGGCGATGTAGTACATCGACGCCTGGTTGATGATCAGCACCTGGACGTCGGAGTACCCGATCTGCTGGAGCATCAGGTTGTACGGCTCGATCGGGTTCTTGCCCGAGGCGAGCAGCACGACCGAGGTCAGCAGGATCGCGGCGACCAGCGCCATGACCGGGCCGGCCACGGCGAGGAGCACGCGCTCCTTGTCGAACTTCTTCATCGGGCCTCGTCCTCCGGGGCGGCGGTGTCGTCCGCGTTTTCTACGGTGCTGTCCGCGCCGTCCGCTGCTTCCTCGACGTGTTCGAGGTGACCGGTCGCGGCGCCGGTCATGGCCGAGCCGAGCTCCTCCGGTGTGACGGTGGCCGGGTCGGCATCGGCGACCAGCCTGCCGTCGTAGATCACGCGCAGGGTGTCCGACAGGCCGATCAGTTCGTCCAGGTCGGCGGAGATGAGCAGCACGGCCAGGCCCTCGCGGCGGGCCTCGCGGATCTGGTCCCAGATCGCGGCCTGCGCGCCGACGTCCACCCCGCGGGTGGGGTGGGCGGCGATCAGGAACTTCGGCTTGTGGCTCATCTCGCGGCCGACGATCAGCTTCTGCTGGTTGCCGCCGGAGAGGGAGGCGGCGGTGACGTCGATGCCGGGGGTGCGGACGTCGTACTCCTCGACGATCCGGCGGGTGTCGGCCTGCGCGCCCTTGATGTCGAGCCAGAGGCCCCGGCGACCGCGCGAGTTGGGCTTCTCGGTGACGTGGCCGAGGATGCGGTTCTCCCAGAGCGGGGCTTCCAGGAGGAGGCCGTGGCGGTGGCGGTCCTCGGGGATGTAACCGATGCCCTGTTCGCGGCGCTTGCGGGTGGCCCAGGGCGTGATGTCGTCGCCGAGGAAGCCGATGGTGCCGGAGTCGGCGTTCTTCAGGCCGATCAGCGCGTCGATCAGTTCGGTCTGGCCGTTGCCCTCGACGCCGGCGATGCCCATGACCTCACCGGCGTGGATGGTGAAGGTGACGTCGTCCAGGACGCGCTTGGCGGTGCCGGTCGCGGGGGCGAGGTCGCCGAGCAGGCCGCCTGCGGTGGGCTCGGACTCGGCGCCGAGGGAGGCGCCGCCGGCGGCGTAGACGGTGAGGCCCTTGACCTCGATGACGGGGGTGTCCGTGACCGTGGACTCCGCCGTCTCGGGGGTGGGAAGTTCGCTGCCGACCATCATCTCGGCGAGCTGGCGGGGGGTCGTCGCGGAGGGGACGGCCGTGCCGACGGTGGTGCCGCGCCGGATGACGGTGATCTCGTCGGCGACGGAGAGGACCTCGCCGAGCTTGTGCGAGATGAAGATGACCGCGAGGCCCTCGGACTTCAGCTCGCGCAGGTTGCTGAAGAGGGCGTCGACCTCCTGCGGCACCAGGACGGCGGTGGGCTCGTCCAGGATCAGGGTGCGGGCACCGCGGTAGAGGACCTTGAGGATCTCCACGCGCTGGCGCTCGGCGACACCGAGGCTCTCGACGAGGACGTCCGGGCGGACGTTCAGGCCGTAGCGGTCGGAGATCTCCTTGATCTTCTTGCGGGCGCCGCCGCCGATGCCGTGCAGCTTCTCGCTGCCCAGGACGACGTTCTCCAGGACGGTGAGGTTGTCGGCGAGCATGAAGTGCTGGTGGACCATGCCGATGCCGCGGGCGATGGCGTCGGCGGGGGACGAGAAGGTGACGAGCTCGCCGTCGACGGCGATGGTGCCCTCGTCCGGCTTCTGCATGCCGTAGAGGAT from Streptomyces sp. NBC_01288 carries:
- a CDS encoding cytidine deaminase, giving the protein MTSPAAELAVDWDELRTEAREAMSHAYAPYSGYPVGVAARVDDGRTVSGCNVENASYGLGLCAECGLVSNLQRTGGGRLTHFTCVDGKGDILVPCGRCRQLLYEFGGPGLLVETPAGILPLSEMLPQAFGPDHLTR
- a CDS encoding ABC transporter permease; protein product: MSTATIAKPQAQQPGKGGRRFSLPVLLLIIAGALILTSLVRVITGADGITSTGQMSTALRAAVPIGLAGLGGLWAERAGVVNIGLEGMMILGTWFGAWAGYQWGPWVGIVFGIIGGCLGALLHAIATVTFNVNHIVSGVAINILALGTTRYLSKFTFANTEQGSAKQSPPIDSLGTFDIPGLSTWLDKLNEKHWFLLSDIAGLIGGLITDLSPLTVIAVALVPATWWVLWRTAFGLRLRSCGENPVAAESLGVNVYKYKYIAVIISGGFAGLGGAFLSIVASNVYLDGQTGGRGYIGLASMIFGNWMPGGLALGAGLFGYTDSLNLRGGSTNVHALILLIGFLLVAGCAYMVWKKRYVPAVVTAVIAALMFVWYATTDDVPTQLVGASPYIVTLLVLSLSAQHLRMPKADGLPYRKGQGK
- a CDS encoding ABC transporter permease, translated to MKKFDKERVLLAVAGPVMALVAAILLTSVVLLASGKNPIEPYNLMLQQIGYSDVQVLIINQASMYYIAALAVALGFRMNLFNIGVDGQYRLGAVMTAVVGAHVALPAVLQVPLLLLVAVLTGAFWAGIAGVLKVTRGVSEVVATIMLNAIATSLILYLTQTNTWGVQVGNNMTTGIMKKSGWIPGIDLGSDVGEIYGLVFLAVIMGVLYWLVLNRTRFGFDLRATGESESAAAASGVDAKRMTLTAMLISGGVAGLAGLPLLLGDSHTYSLTFPEGLGFTAIGIALLGRNNPGGIALAALLWAFLDKASPALDYATPVAYQKEIATIMQGLIVFAVVISYEVVRTWGLRRQQKRVGEELAAAARNNSEKKEVAAR
- a CDS encoding ABC transporter ATP-binding protein; the protein is MAVELVGITKRFPGVVANSDIRFSVRKGTVHALVGENGAGKSTLMKILYGMQKPDEGTIAVDGELVTFSSPADAIARGIGMVHQHFMLADNLTVLENVVLGSEKLHGIGGGARKKIKEISDRYGLNVRPDVLVESLGVAERQRVEILKVLYRGARTLILDEPTAVLVPQEVDALFSNLRELKSEGLAVIFISHKLGEVLSVADEITVIRRGTTVGTAVPSATTPRQLAEMMVGSELPTPETAESTVTDTPVIEVKGLTVYAAGGASLGAESEPTAGGLLGDLAPATGTAKRVLDDVTFTIHAGEVMGIAGVEGNGQTELIDALIGLKNADSGTIGFLGDDITPWATRKRREQGIGYIPEDRHRHGLLLEAPLWENRILGHVTEKPNSRGRRGLWLDIKGAQADTRRIVEEYDVRTPGIDVTAASLSGGNQQKLIVGREMSHKPKFLIAAHPTRGVDVGAQAAIWDQIREARREGLAVLLISADLDELIGLSDTLRVIYDGRLVADADPATVTPEELGSAMTGAATGHLEHVEEAADGADSTVENADDTAAPEDEAR